Proteins from a single region of Bacteroidales bacterium:
- a CDS encoding XRE family transcriptional regulator, which translates to MTDAIHIKTNPDVLRWARESLVISKPNAAKSIAITLNRLDQIESGQKSPSMDELKAMAKAYKRTVATLLLQSVPAEKPMPKDHRTVNSEILNKFHDKTILAVRKARALLISLLELREELGLSLQRFSVHATMNDSPAELARALRQQWGLDEIRQVDNANLALGAYIEKIESLGIAVFQLSMPQDGLRGFSLIDESIPIIAIKRGGEPHTAKIFTLFHELGHVILNEGGICNIDFNINEQQVEKWCNAFAAEILVPTAELLNSEIVRRYIANNQKFWTRKDLSELAAKFHVGLLSMLRCILDNNLTTANYYKEKHQAWNKPSFGISKTHEGRNLPKETLNERGRTYFSLAFKAYDQNKIDLKDLSDFLGLRLSYIPRARQLLNA; encoded by the coding sequence ATGACTGATGCAATTCACATCAAAACTAATCCCGATGTTCTGCGCTGGGCGCGTGAATCTCTTGTGATTTCCAAACCTAACGCCGCTAAAAGCATTGCAATTACTCTTAATCGGCTTGATCAGATAGAAAGTGGTCAAAAATCTCCTTCGATGGATGAATTAAAGGCAATGGCAAAAGCATACAAGCGCACGGTTGCTACATTATTGCTTCAATCTGTTCCGGCTGAAAAACCGATGCCTAAAGACCACCGAACTGTAAATTCTGAAATTCTAAATAAATTTCATGATAAAACCATTTTGGCTGTTCGTAAGGCAAGGGCATTGCTGATTTCATTATTGGAACTCCGTGAAGAATTAGGATTATCTTTACAACGATTCAGTGTACATGCTACAATGAATGATTCTCCGGCTGAATTGGCAAGGGCACTTCGTCAACAATGGGGTCTTGATGAAATCAGACAGGTTGATAATGCAAATTTGGCATTAGGTGCTTACATTGAAAAGATCGAATCTCTTGGAATTGCTGTTTTTCAATTGAGTATGCCACAGGATGGTCTTAGAGGATTTTCGCTTATTGATGAATCAATACCGATTATTGCAATAAAGCGTGGTGGTGAACCACATACAGCAAAAATATTTACTCTATTCCATGAGCTTGGCCATGTTATCCTTAATGAAGGTGGTATTTGCAACATTGATTTTAATATCAATGAGCAGCAGGTCGAAAAATGGTGCAATGCTTTTGCCGCAGAAATTTTGGTTCCTACTGCAGAGTTGCTTAATTCAGAAATTGTTAGAAGGTATATTGCAAATAATCAGAAATTTTGGACAAGAAAAGATTTATCTGAATTAGCTGCTAAATTTCATGTAGGATTACTTTCTATGCTCAGATGTATCCTTGACAATAACCTCACAACCGCAAACTATTACAAAGAAAAGCATCAGGCCTGGAACAAACCTTCTTTTGGTATCAGCAAGACGCATGAAGGCAGAAATCTGCCTAAAGAGACTCTTAATGAGAGAGGCCGTACATATTTTAGCCTTGCTTTTAAGGCTTACGATCAAAATAAAATTGATTTAAAGGACTTGTCGGATTTCTTAGGTTTAAGACTATCATACATCCCTCGTGCCCGTCAATTGCTGAACGCTTGA